A single region of the Plantactinospora soyae genome encodes:
- a CDS encoding ROK family transcriptional regulator: MPVGAASVAVRQASLREHNLALVLRHIATAARPPSRADLATITGLTRATVSALVDDLITGRLLSEVVRTPRSGAGRPALGLTLAGHGPVGLGLEINVDYLAAVLVDLPGAVRHRAVRRIDLRPVPPAEALALVAELITEAGTEADRQDLVLAGTALAVPGLVSATGVVRLAPNLGWRDVDVPALLGGHPMLSGRGLSVDNEANLAALGELHAGPPDSANFIYISGEVGIGAGIVLHGTLFRGARGWSGELGHVPVHPDGRPCRCGGLGCLEQYAGQEAILAGAGLTDGPTPLARLIEAAGRDEPTARRALVEAATALGVAIAGVINLLDVDTVVLGGVYAPLAGWLGPPVEAEIRRRVLTAAWSPVTVRPALLGGDGAAVGAAGSVVRTVLEQPARWLARPLR; this comes from the coding sequence ATGCCGGTCGGCGCGGCGAGTGTCGCCGTCCGGCAGGCCAGTCTGCGCGAGCACAACCTGGCGCTGGTGCTCCGGCACATCGCCACCGCCGCCCGGCCGCCGTCCCGCGCCGACCTGGCTACCATCACCGGGCTGACCCGGGCCACCGTCTCCGCGCTGGTCGACGATCTGATCACCGGGCGGCTGCTCAGCGAGGTCGTCCGGACCCCACGGTCCGGCGCCGGCCGCCCCGCGCTGGGTCTGACCCTGGCCGGTCACGGTCCGGTCGGCCTCGGTCTGGAGATCAACGTCGACTATCTCGCGGCCGTCCTGGTCGACCTTCCCGGAGCGGTACGGCACCGCGCGGTGCGCCGGATCGACCTTCGACCGGTACCGCCCGCCGAGGCACTCGCACTCGTCGCCGAGCTGATCACCGAGGCGGGCACCGAGGCCGACCGGCAGGACCTGGTGCTCGCCGGTACGGCACTCGCGGTGCCCGGACTGGTCAGTGCCACCGGAGTCGTCCGACTCGCCCCGAACCTCGGCTGGCGGGACGTGGACGTACCGGCCCTGCTCGGTGGGCATCCGATGCTAAGCGGACGCGGACTGAGCGTGGACAACGAGGCGAACCTCGCCGCCCTCGGCGAACTGCACGCCGGACCGCCCGACTCGGCCAACTTCATCTACATCTCCGGCGAGGTCGGCATCGGCGCCGGGATCGTGCTGCACGGCACCCTGTTCCGGGGCGCCCGAGGCTGGAGCGGCGAACTCGGCCACGTGCCCGTACATCCGGACGGCCGGCCCTGCCGCTGCGGCGGGCTCGGCTGTCTGGAGCAGTACGCCGGTCAGGAGGCCATTCTGGCCGGCGCCGGCCTGACCGACGGCCCCACCCCGCTCGCCCGGCTGATCGAGGCCGCCGGCCGCGACGAGCCGACCGCCCGCCGCGCACTGGTCGAGGCGGCCACCGCGCTCGGGGTCGCCATCGCCGGGGTGATCAACCTGCTGGACGTGGACACCGTGGTCCTCGGCGGCGTCTACGCGCCACTCGCCGGTTGGCTGGGCCCGCCGGTCGAGGCCGAGATCCGCCGCCGGGTGCTGACCGCCGCCTGGTCGCCGGTCACCGTACGCCCGGCACTGCTCGGCGGGGACGGCGCGGCGGTCGGTGCCGCCGGCTCGGTGGTCCGTACGGTGCTGGAGCAGCCCGCCCGCTGGCTGGCCCGCCCACTCCGCTGA
- a CDS encoding MarR family winged helix-turn-helix transcriptional regulator: MAESGGPGGPDATLATAVDTAAAALLSVWDAARERSTGRLSSSQLRALMVVEQFDGINLRGLAGILGMLLSSASRLCDRLVAAGLLEREPGRADRREISLHLTTVGGRLLDEIRADRRERLAATLAGMTPAGRQALLRGLAEFDQAFRANVETTEKTA, encoded by the coding sequence ATGGCTGAATCCGGCGGTCCTGGCGGACCGGATGCGACGCTCGCCACGGCGGTGGACACCGCCGCGGCGGCACTGCTGTCGGTCTGGGATGCGGCTCGGGAGCGTTCGACCGGACGGCTGTCCAGTTCCCAACTGCGGGCGCTGATGGTGGTCGAACAGTTCGACGGGATCAACCTCCGGGGTCTGGCCGGCATCCTCGGCATGCTGCTCTCCTCGGCGAGTCGGCTCTGTGACCGGCTGGTCGCCGCCGGGCTCCTGGAACGCGAACCGGGTCGTGCCGACCGCCGGGAGATCTCCCTGCATCTCACCACGGTAGGCGGCCGGCTGTTGGACGAGATCCGGGCTGACCGCCGGGAGCGGCTGGCCGCCACCCTCGCCGGGATGACTCCGGCCGGACGACAGGCGCTGCTGCGCGGGCTCGCCGAATTCGACCAGGCCTTCCGGGCCAACGTCGAGACCACCGAGAAGACCGCCTGA
- a CDS encoding PP2C family protein-serine/threonine phosphatase → MDRATGTTDPGGGTRMTDRLLGVRRCLAAAPADLLLERLGTELARTYGTTETELLQVDYRLAALVPLSGAEPVIGAGTPAWRCFDHQSEVVQGGALHVPVTMRGDRLGVLRLAPVPDDPERRGELAEVATTLAHELVAVRPGTDRYAVGARTRRLTLAAEMQWELLPGRSRIRPSFSLAGQLEPAYAVRGDSFDWADDGQRVWLSTVNGMGEGVTASMLTCLGTNALRNARRAGLELADQASLADQAIYSYHQGIQHLSALLLELDLQTGVVTAVDAGSPRLLVLRGSEVIEQPLDDQFPLGMFDGTLYQSQRFELSVGDRLFVVSDGVPEAASQTARYGETALHRSVRRTRSMAPLEAVRSLLGDLRAFVGSDLVDDAVVVCLDWTGRV, encoded by the coding sequence GTGGATCGGGCGACCGGAACGACCGATCCGGGCGGCGGCACGCGGATGACCGACCGGTTGCTCGGGGTACGTCGCTGCCTGGCCGCCGCCCCGGCGGATCTCCTTCTCGAACGTCTCGGTACGGAGCTGGCCAGGACGTACGGGACGACGGAGACGGAACTTCTCCAGGTGGACTACCGGCTCGCCGCACTGGTGCCGTTGAGCGGCGCCGAGCCGGTGATCGGTGCCGGCACCCCGGCCTGGCGGTGCTTCGACCACCAGTCGGAGGTGGTCCAGGGCGGCGCCCTGCACGTTCCGGTCACGATGCGGGGGGATCGGCTCGGCGTACTCCGGCTGGCACCGGTCCCCGACGACCCGGAGCGGCGGGGCGAGCTGGCCGAGGTGGCCACGACGCTGGCGCACGAGCTGGTGGCGGTACGGCCGGGGACCGACCGGTACGCGGTGGGGGCCCGGACCCGCCGACTGACCCTGGCCGCCGAGATGCAGTGGGAGCTACTGCCCGGCCGGAGCCGGATCCGCCCGTCGTTCAGCCTGGCCGGGCAGCTCGAACCGGCGTACGCGGTGCGCGGCGACAGCTTCGACTGGGCGGACGACGGCCAGCGGGTGTGGCTGTCGACGGTCAACGGCATGGGCGAGGGCGTGACCGCCTCGATGCTCACCTGCCTCGGCACCAACGCCCTGCGCAACGCCCGGCGGGCCGGGCTCGAACTGGCCGACCAGGCGTCCCTGGCCGACCAGGCGATCTACTCCTACCACCAGGGCATCCAGCACCTGTCCGCGCTGCTGTTGGAGCTGGACCTGCAAACCGGAGTGGTGACCGCGGTGGACGCCGGCTCGCCCCGGCTGCTCGTACTCCGGGGCTCCGAGGTCATCGAGCAGCCGCTGGACGACCAGTTCCCGCTCGGCATGTTCGACGGCACCCTCTACCAGTCCCAGCGGTTCGAGCTGTCGGTCGGCGACCGGCTCTTCGTGGTCAGCGACGGCGTCCCCGAGGCGGCCTCCCAGACCGCCCGGTACGGCGAGACGGCACTGCACCGGTCCGTCCGCCGGACCAGGTCGATGGCGCCGCTGGAGGCGGTACGGTCGCTGCTGGGCGACCTGCGGGCGTTCGTCGGCAGCGACCTGGTGGACGACGCGGTGGTCGTGTGCCTGGACTGGACCGGCAGGGTCTGA
- a CDS encoding sugar transferase gives MTSATLLSPTTMPPEPTSGTAAPLSRARQRGYIRTILILDTVILVLAVIGGYFARFGGDEPRGSDIPYVIVGPVLVLAWLASLKALRCYDHRVLGYGADEYRRVSAASLRLAGGVAIAGYLADVGVSRGFLGISFAVGTVGLVIARFAARKRLHWSRSRGAGWSRRVLAVGDTAHVLELVHTLRREPYAGYQVVGACIPDALLAPVPQRLGDVPVLGSFRAILDAAAAINADTVAVTASNELTATRLRRLGWQLEGTGIDLVLAPALTDVAGPRIHTQPVAGLPLIHVEAPEFRGARKLIKSFVDRALSFTALTALLPLLAVIALAIKLNSRGPVIFRQIRVGRGGREFGVYKFRTMVVNADALLAELAAKNETDGLMFKIRKDPRVTRVGRVLRKWSLDELPQLANVLFGHMSLVGPRPPLPSEVARYDGDVARRLLVKPGITGLWQISGRSDLSWEDGIRLDLYYVENWSLAADLTILWKTVGAVVRTRGAY, from the coding sequence GTGACATCGGCGACTCTGCTGAGCCCTACCACGATGCCTCCGGAACCCACCTCGGGGACGGCCGCGCCCCTGTCCCGGGCGCGGCAGCGGGGCTACATCCGGACCATCCTGATCCTCGACACGGTCATCCTGGTGCTGGCGGTGATCGGCGGCTACTTCGCCCGGTTCGGTGGTGACGAGCCACGCGGATCCGACATCCCGTACGTGATCGTCGGCCCGGTACTGGTGCTCGCCTGGCTGGCCTCGCTCAAGGCACTGCGCTGCTACGACCACCGGGTGCTCGGTTACGGCGCCGACGAGTACCGACGGGTCAGCGCGGCCAGTCTCCGGCTCGCCGGTGGGGTCGCGATCGCCGGCTACCTCGCCGACGTCGGGGTCTCCCGTGGTTTCCTCGGCATCTCGTTCGCGGTCGGCACGGTCGGACTGGTGATCGCCCGCTTCGCGGCCCGCAAGCGACTGCACTGGTCCCGTTCCCGGGGTGCCGGTTGGTCCCGCCGGGTGCTGGCGGTCGGCGACACCGCACACGTGCTGGAGCTGGTGCACACGCTGCGCCGCGAGCCGTACGCCGGGTACCAGGTGGTGGGGGCGTGCATTCCGGACGCACTGCTCGCCCCGGTGCCGCAACGGCTCGGCGACGTACCGGTGCTGGGGTCGTTCCGGGCGATCCTGGACGCCGCCGCCGCGATCAACGCCGACACGGTCGCGGTGACCGCCAGCAACGAGCTGACCGCCACCAGGCTGCGCCGACTCGGCTGGCAGTTGGAGGGGACCGGCATCGACCTGGTGCTGGCCCCGGCGCTGACCGACGTCGCCGGCCCACGGATCCACACCCAACCGGTCGCCGGGCTGCCGCTCATCCACGTCGAGGCGCCGGAGTTCCGGGGCGCCCGAAAACTCATCAAGAGCTTCGTGGACCGTGCGCTGTCGTTCACGGCGCTGACAGCGCTGCTGCCGCTGCTGGCCGTCATCGCGTTGGCCATCAAGCTGAACAGCAGAGGGCCGGTGATCTTCCGGCAGATCCGGGTCGGTCGGGGCGGTCGGGAGTTCGGCGTCTACAAGTTCCGGACCATGGTGGTCAACGCCGACGCGCTCCTCGCCGAGCTGGCCGCGAAGAACGAGACCGACGGGCTGATGTTCAAGATCCGTAAGGATCCCCGGGTCACCCGGGTCGGTCGCGTGCTGCGCAAATGGTCCCTCGACGAGTTGCCGCAGCTCGCCAACGTCCTCTTCGGACACATGAGCCTGGTCGGACCACGCCCACCGCTGCCCTCCGAGGTCGCCCGGTACGACGGCGACGTCGCCCGCCGACTGCTGGTGAAGCCGGGCATCACCGGACTCTGGCAGATCAGCGGCCGATCGGACCTGAGCTGGGAGGACGGCATCCGGCTCGATCTCTACTACGTGGAGAACTGGTCGCTGGCCGCCGACCTGACCATCCTGTGGAAGACGGTCGGCGCGGTGGTCCGCACCCGGGGCGCGTACTGA
- a CDS encoding VWA domain-containing protein — protein sequence MAMALVLVVSVGGWFGYQQWAGPNCTGELKLSLAAAPEIAPAVQATAAQLVTDGAEVDGLCVAVEVTAAEAVDVAAAIAGQHGVSLSGVGQASGGATLPNVWLPDSSSWLLRLRQQAPAFEPQNGASIARSPVVVAMPEPIAATVGWPQKQLGWTDLLKTITTGTQLRTGIVEPSRDAAGLAGLLSLAGAAQSSGAQATQATTAALRALATGRAAVRDELIARFPRATDPASMASSLGAAALSEEDVIEFNKKKPPIPLAALYLEPAPLSLDYPFAVMPGTEPDKVAAAQQLFTALDSAGFHNRLAGQGLRGPDGTWGDGFVAPRGAPSPAGSTPTPSSGPNPGGTAAGIKNAAAIEQVLSSWSVATQSGRLLAIIDVSGSMNAKVPTANNATRMTVTLETAKRGLALFDDSWALGLWVFSTELVGTRDYRSLVPIGPLSSSRGRLENGLATIKPKRGGDTGLFDTALAGYKAVQEDWEPGRVNSVLMLTDGKNDDDNGISQAALLAELKRIEDPERPVQVVIIGIGNEVDKAELDSITKVTGGGVFVTEDPAKIGDIFLRAIALRPTAPR from the coding sequence ATGGCGATGGCGCTCGTCCTTGTCGTCTCCGTCGGCGGGTGGTTCGGCTACCAGCAGTGGGCCGGTCCGAACTGCACCGGCGAGCTGAAGCTGTCGCTCGCCGCGGCACCCGAGATCGCTCCGGCGGTCCAGGCGACCGCCGCCCAGTTGGTGACCGACGGTGCGGAGGTCGACGGTCTCTGCGTCGCCGTCGAGGTCACCGCGGCCGAGGCGGTGGACGTGGCCGCCGCGATCGCCGGCCAGCACGGCGTGTCGTTGTCCGGGGTCGGTCAGGCCAGTGGCGGCGCGACGCTGCCCAACGTGTGGCTGCCGGACTCCTCCAGCTGGCTGCTCCGACTGCGTCAGCAGGCGCCGGCCTTCGAGCCGCAGAACGGAGCGTCGATCGCCCGTAGCCCGGTCGTGGTGGCCATGCCGGAGCCGATCGCCGCCACCGTCGGCTGGCCACAGAAGCAGCTCGGTTGGACCGATCTGCTCAAGACCATCACCACCGGGACCCAGCTCCGTACCGGCATCGTCGAGCCGAGCCGGGACGCGGCGGGCCTGGCCGGACTGCTCTCGCTGGCCGGCGCCGCGCAGTCGTCCGGAGCCCAGGCGACACAGGCGACCACGGCGGCGCTGCGGGCGCTGGCCACCGGCCGGGCGGCCGTCCGCGACGAGCTGATCGCCCGGTTCCCCCGGGCGACCGACCCGGCGTCCATGGCGTCCAGCCTCGGCGCCGCGGCGCTCTCCGAAGAGGACGTCATCGAGTTCAACAAGAAGAAGCCGCCGATCCCGCTCGCCGCGCTCTATCTCGAACCCGCGCCGCTGTCGCTCGACTACCCGTTCGCCGTGATGCCCGGCACAGAGCCGGACAAGGTCGCCGCCGCCCAGCAGTTGTTCACCGCCCTGGACAGTGCCGGTTTCCACAACCGGCTGGCCGGGCAGGGACTGCGGGGCCCGGACGGCACCTGGGGGGACGGCTTCGTGGCCCCGCGCGGCGCGCCGAGCCCGGCGGGTAGCACGCCGACGCCGAGCAGCGGACCGAACCCCGGAGGTACGGCGGCCGGCATCAAGAACGCGGCGGCGATCGAGCAGGTCCTGTCCAGTTGGTCGGTCGCCACCCAGTCCGGCCGGTTGCTCGCGATCATCGACGTCTCCGGTTCGATGAACGCGAAGGTGCCGACCGCCAACAACGCCACCCGGATGACGGTCACCCTGGAGACGGCCAAGCGCGGGCTCGCGCTCTTCGACGACTCCTGGGCGCTCGGCCTCTGGGTCTTCTCCACGGAGTTGGTCGGCACCCGGGACTACCGCTCCCTGGTGCCGATCGGGCCACTGTCCAGTTCGCGCGGCAGGTTGGAGAACGGCCTGGCCACCATCAAGCCGAAGCGCGGCGGCGACACCGGTCTGTTCGACACGGCCCTCGCCGGCTACAAGGCGGTGCAGGAGGACTGGGAGCCCGGCCGGGTCAACTCGGTGTTGATGCTGACCGACGGCAAGAACGACGACGACAACGGCATCAGCCAGGCCGCGCTGCTCGCCGAGTTGAAACGGATCGAGGATCCCGAGCGCCCGGTCCAGGTCGTGATCATCGGTATCGGCAACGAGGTGGACAAGGCCGAGCTGGACTCGATCACCAAGGTGACCGGCGGCGGCGTCTTCGTCACCGAGGACCCGGCGAAGATCGGCGACATCTTCCTCCGGGCGATCGCGCTCCGGCCGACGGCTCCCCGCTGA
- a CDS encoding lactonase family protein: MSGTGIVHIGCYTAESGGRGTGIVAARRDAVGGGLTVLGVVASTPSPSFLARHPRLPVLYAVNELADGTVSAWTIHTDGALTALGVRSTGGESPCHVAVDPAGEFLFVANYGSGSVAVHPLDATGAPQERTDLVTHEGHGVVPDRQERAHAHMVSPDPAGAGLLAVDLGTDSIYRYERDPEGRLRQTARVRTQPATGPRHLARHPDGRRFFVAGELDASVTAYGWDGADGLTERGRVEASRRPGHVQPSEIAVGPDGRFLYLSNRGVGTVTAYALDGELPRYVTEVSGVGDWPRHLALLGGHLYVAEERADVVAVFPLDPGTGEPSAAATIQVEVASPTCVLGERPLILP, translated from the coding sequence ATGTCCGGCACCGGCATCGTGCATATCGGCTGCTACACGGCGGAGAGCGGAGGGCGCGGGACCGGCATCGTCGCGGCGCGCCGGGACGCGGTGGGCGGTGGGCTCACCGTCCTCGGCGTGGTCGCCAGCACGCCGTCGCCGTCGTTCCTGGCCCGGCATCCCCGGCTGCCCGTGCTGTACGCGGTCAACGAGTTGGCCGACGGCACCGTGAGCGCCTGGACGATCCACACCGATGGTGCGCTGACCGCGCTCGGGGTCCGGTCCACCGGTGGCGAGAGCCCCTGTCACGTCGCCGTCGACCCGGCCGGGGAGTTCCTGTTCGTGGCCAACTACGGCAGCGGTAGCGTCGCCGTACATCCGCTGGACGCGACGGGGGCGCCGCAGGAGCGTACGGACCTGGTCACGCACGAGGGGCACGGTGTCGTACCGGACCGGCAGGAGCGGGCGCACGCGCACATGGTCTCGCCCGATCCGGCCGGTGCCGGCCTGCTCGCGGTCGACCTCGGCACCGACTCCATCTACCGGTACGAGCGGGATCCCGAGGGGCGGTTGCGGCAGACCGCCCGGGTACGCACCCAACCCGCCACCGGCCCTCGGCACCTGGCCCGGCACCCCGACGGTCGACGGTTCTTCGTGGCCGGCGAGCTGGACGCCTCGGTGACGGCGTACGGCTGGGACGGCGCCGACGGGCTGACCGAGCGGGGGCGGGTCGAGGCCAGTCGACGACCCGGGCACGTCCAACCGTCGGAGATCGCCGTCGGCCCGGACGGCCGCTTCCTGTACCTCAGTAACCGGGGGGTCGGCACCGTCACGGCGTACGCCCTCGACGGCGAACTGCCACGCTACGTGACGGAGGTTTCCGGCGTCGGGGACTGGCCGCGGCATCTGGCGTTGCTCGGCGGGCACCTCTACGTGGCGGAGGAGCGGGCCGATGTGGTCGCGGTGTTCCCGCTCGACCCGGGGACCGGAGAGCCCTCGGCGGCGGCGACCATCCAGGTCGAGGTGGCCAGTCCGACGTGCGTACTCGGGGAGAGGCCCTTAATTCTTCCATAA
- a CDS encoding GntR family transcriptional regulator, with product MNGLLRPARRTTLADDVYESVRALVMDHAVAPGERINIDALARRLEVSPTPVREALARLESDGLVRKRPLAGYTAAPLLTRVEFDELVEMRLILETAAVRRLAERVAGQLVGERGGPPDGLADELTQLRREAELPDPVPGTEGFAAIAAFTAQDARFHHLLAERSGNRMLHGAVVRLRAHLHLFRLHFPTAHHGTSGREHLQIVDAVATGKPDAAGAAMRGHLLAAADRHLPFFERS from the coding sequence GTGAACGGTCTGCTGCGTCCGGCCCGCCGGACGACGCTCGCCGACGACGTCTACGAGTCGGTACGGGCGCTGGTGATGGACCACGCCGTGGCGCCGGGCGAACGGATCAACATCGACGCGCTGGCCCGCCGCCTGGAGGTCTCCCCCACCCCGGTCCGCGAGGCGCTCGCCCGGCTGGAGTCCGACGGCCTGGTCCGGAAACGGCCACTGGCCGGCTACACCGCGGCACCGCTGCTCACCCGGGTCGAGTTCGACGAACTGGTGGAGATGCGGCTGATCCTCGAAACGGCGGCGGTACGCCGGCTCGCCGAACGGGTCGCGGGACAGCTGGTTGGCGAACGCGGCGGACCGCCCGACGGGCTGGCCGACGAGTTGACGCAGCTCCGTCGGGAGGCCGAACTGCCCGACCCGGTACCCGGAACCGAGGGCTTCGCCGCGATCGCCGCGTTCACCGCCCAGGACGCGCGGTTCCACCACCTGCTCGCCGAGCGGTCCGGCAACCGGATGCTGCATGGGGCGGTGGTCCGGCTCCGGGCCCACCTGCACCTCTTCCGGCTGCACTTCCCGACCGCCCACCACGGGACCAGCGGCCGAGAACACCTACAGATCGTCGACGCGGTGGCGACCGGGAAGCCGGACGCCGCCGGCGCGGCGATGCGCGGTCACCTGCTCGCCGCCGCCGACCGGCACCTGCCGTTCTTCGAAAGGTCCTGA